The window GCTCATCCACGAGTCGGGCCTGTGGGCCGTGCGGATCCTGATCGTGTCCCTCGCCGTGTCGCCGCTCCGGCGCATCGGGGGGTGGAACAAGCTCATCGCCGTGCGCCGCATGCTGGGCGTCGCCGTGCTGTTCTACGTGCTGGGGCATTTCACGCTCTACATCGTCCAGCAGGGCGGCGACCTCGTCCACGTGGCGAGCGAGATCGCGCTCCGGCTCTACCTCACCGTGGGCTTCGCGGCCCTGCTGGGCCTGGCGGCGCTCGGCGCCACTTCGACCGACGCCATGATCCGGCGCATCGGCCCGGCGCGCTGGAACAGGCTGCACACGCTGGCCTACCCGATCGGCGTGCTGGCGCTGATCCACTACATGCTGCAGACCAAGCTCGACGTCAGCGCCCCCCTGCTGCTGGTCGGCCTGTTCCTGTGGCTGATGGGCTGGCGCCTGCTCAACCGCTTCAAGCGCGGCGAAAGCCTGCCCGCCCTCGCGGCCCTGGCGGTCGCCGCGCCGGTCGTGACGGCCCTGTTCGAGGCCGGGTGGTACCACGTCCGCAACGGCATCGACGTGGCCGACGTGCTGTCCGCCGACCTCAGCCTCGACGACGGGCTGCGCCCGGTCTGGCTCGTCCTGATCGCCGGGCTCCTCGTCGTGGCGCTGCGCGTCGCCCGCCCGCTCTGGAGCCGCCGCCCGCAGCCCGCCCGCCGCCTGCGGGCCGCGGCCGAATGAGGTTTCCCTGATATGCCTCCGCGCACCGACCGCGCCG is drawn from Lichenibacterium dinghuense and contains these coding sequences:
- a CDS encoding sulfite oxidase heme-binding subunit YedZ; this translates as MQARFFPWLDRSGHLSILKLLVFVALFAPAAWIAVQFDLGWLNSDTVKSLIHESGLWAVRILIVSLAVSPLRRIGGWNKLIAVRRMLGVAVLFYVLGHFTLYIVQQGGDLVHVASEIALRLYLTVGFAALLGLAALGATSTDAMIRRIGPARWNRLHTLAYPIGVLALIHYMLQTKLDVSAPLLLVGLFLWLMGWRLLNRFKRGESLPALAALAVAAPVVTALFEAGWYHVRNGIDVADVLSADLSLDDGLRPVWLVLIAGLLVVALRVARPLWSRRPQPARRLRAAAE